A portion of the Bubalus kerabau isolate K-KA32 ecotype Philippines breed swamp buffalo chromosome 1, PCC_UOA_SB_1v2, whole genome shotgun sequence genome contains these proteins:
- the LOC129641381 gene encoding serine hydrolase-like protein 2, producing the protein MDFGGHGLSSHYSPGFPYHYQNFVSEVWRVAAALKWNRFSLLGHSFGGAVGGMFSCIFPEMVDKLILLESLPFFLDTNEMDNLLTYTRRATEHVLQVEASRKPAHVVSPEEMLQRLLKKNSHAGEECGKHLLQRGTTQVATASSFRIWNSSTRILSLLGASVRHSARGKGHEEGGSAYAKAGSSLRSTPGNSRASTPKPESAYFRLCALTYTSDFMGAVPHHPLKKRVSLQLQLIIPGCDSV; encoded by the exons ATGGACTTCGGGGGTCATGGGCTTTCATCCCACTACAGCCCAGGTTTCCCGTATCACTATCAAAACTTTGTGAGTGAGGTCTGGAGAGTCGCGGCAG CCCTGAAATGGAATCGGTTTTCCCTCCTGGGCCACAGTTTTG GTGGCGCTGTGGGTGGAATG TTTTCCTGTATCTTCCCCGAGATGGTGGATAAACTCATCTTGCTGGAGTCCTTACCATTTTTCCTGGACACGAAC GAGATGGACAACTTGCTGACCTACACGCGGAGGGCCACAGAGCACGTGCTGCAGGTGGAGGCCTCCAGGAAGCCCGCGCACGTGGTCAGCCCGGAAGAGATGCTGCAGAG GTTACTGAAAAAGAACAGCCACGCAGGTGAGGAGTGCGGGAAGCATCTCCTGCAGAGAGGAACCACACAGGTGGCCACGG catcatctttcaggatctggaatagctcaactagaattctatcactgctgggagccagcgtgaggcactccgcccgtggcaaaggtcatgaggaaggaggctcggcatacgcaaaggcgggatcgagcctcaggagtacccctggaaattctcgagcatctacccccaaaccagagtctgcctactttcggctttgtgctctcacctacacctctgactttatgggggctgtcccccaccaccctctgaaaaaaagagttagcttacagctccagttaataattcctgggtgtgacagtgtttaa